Proteins encoded in a region of the Megalops cyprinoides isolate fMegCyp1 chromosome 3, fMegCyp1.pri, whole genome shotgun sequence genome:
- the LOC118775073 gene encoding ephrin-B3-like: MGGERRGFGATMVYRKGANGLRILVVFLVDMLGISATNMEPIYWNTLNKRFKDDRGYVLYPQIGDRLDLICPASDPPGPRAPPEYEYYKLYLVSSREQADRCEVMGAPNLLLTCDKPNSDMRFTIKFQEFSPNLWGHEFHTLRDYYIIATSDGTRQGLDSMRGGVCVTRGMKVVLKVGQTPYGLPPKPPKPDQNSGHPRTTGPAGNATYPQAPGGADGGLGGGPLPLSNIAMIAGGAGGVALLLLVMVVVGVVWCRRRHAKRSETHHPPVSLSLTSPKRGSGGGGGAAGGGNSNGSEPSDIIIPLRTSDSAYCPHYEKVSGDYGHPVYIVQEMPPQSPANIYYKV; encoded by the exons ATGGGAGGCGAAAGACGGGGTTTTGGGGCGACAATGGTGTATCGAAAAGGTGCGAATGGATTGCGAATTCTGGTGGTATTCCTTGTGGATATGCTTGGAATCTCCGCCACCAACATGGAGCCCATATACTGGAACACTTTGAACAAAAG GTTTAAGGACGACAGGGGCTACGTGCTGTACCCCCAGATCGGAGACCGGCTGGACCTCATCTGCCCCGCCTCAGACCCCCCCGGGCCCCGGGCCCCTCCCGAATACGAGTACTACAAGCTGTACCTGGTGTCGTCGCGGGAGCAGGCCGACAGGTGCGAGGTGATGGGCGCGCCCAACCTGCTGCTCACCTGCGACAAGCCCAACAGCGACATGCGCTTCACCATCAAGTTCCAGGAGTTCTCCCCTAACCTGTGGGGCCACGAGTTCCACACGCTGAGGGACTACTACATCATCG CAACTTCTGATGGGACACGGCAGGGTTTGGACAGCAtgagggggggtgtgtgtgtcactcGCGGGATGAAGGTGGTGCTGAAAGTGGGGCAGA CTCCCTATGGGCTTCCCCCGAAACCCCCCAAACCGGACCAGAACTCGGGGCACCCCAGGACCACAG ggCCTGCTGGGAATGCTACCTACCCCCAGGCGCCGGGCGGGGCCGATggagggctggggggcgggCCGCTGCCACTCTCCAACATCGCGATGATtgcgggaggggcggggggcgtggccctcctcctgctggtgatggtggtggtgggcgTGGTTTGGTGCCGCCGACGTCACGCCAAGCGCTCGGAGACGCACCACCCGCCCGTGTCCCTGTCCCTCACCAGCCCCAAGAGGGGCagcggcgggggcgggggcgcgGCCGGCGGCGGCAACAGCAACGGCTCCGAgcccagtgacatcatcatcccGCTGCGGACCTCTGACTCCGCCTACTGCCCGCACTACGAGAAGGTGAGCGGGGACTACGGCCACCCCGTCTACATCGTGCAGGAGATGCCCCCACAGAGCCCTGCCAACATCTACTACAAAGTATGA